Proteins encoded within one genomic window of Geotalea daltonii FRC-32:
- a CDS encoding 4Fe-4S dicluster domain-containing protein produces MPKMTRRNFLWLTGGTGVALAVDPPRKLVNKLIPQVIPPENIKPGEWAFFATTCRECPAGCGMHLWHRDGRITKAEGNPDHPVNRGGLCPRGQSALQGLYDPDRLQKISFRPQRSGNEAVGWHDAIAAIGSRLKAGGRVALMSSLQTGSLAEVMKHFAAAFGSDRLLFYEAFSYEPLKAAHGEVFGLPLVPRYQIQECELIVSFAADFLESWISPVSFASQFGEMHGYRNNRVMNRMVYIGPRLSMTAANADEFMQVPPGAERLVALKMLRIILEKDLGKNNLSSISRTIERLVAEAPELPGVEDARLVDLCRTFCSARSSVALAAPVGSTGPMATETAIVAALLNYAAGRIGQTVDFSRHHALSDVAGDGQVRRFLASLGPDDTLFIHDTNPLFSRGDAALPISRAGMIVYLGTLENETAAASDWILPIDCPLETWGDYEPEQGIRGLMQPTMPRLYDTRAVGDIFLTLAQAAGRPLAKREGGAPVASFREWLTLRWQELHHKISPAQPFENFWKSALSRGGVWSRKEPAPNAQFSATAVGRLSPEAKQPRAEAGEVQVWPWGSIMLFDGRTANRGWIQEAPDPVTFIAWGNWIDINGRTAADLEIQDGEMAELKTGTGAIRAPVRITDEVAGQTAAIAFGQGHTAMGRIAGGIGANPFLLLGAGERDVSFARGTLRKVGGKRVNDPTYTTLTRQQWHRELVQWIPLSQVSRMEPGDGEELIMPLPEGYKPERDLYPKREYLTHRWAMVIDLQRCIGCGACAVACYAENNIAVIGKGKVGEGREMAWLRVAPYHKPGATRRLGWLPLLCQHCDAAPCEPVCPVFAAMHNEEGLNAQIYNRCIGTRYCSNNCPYKVRRFNWVNINWRKPLDMQLNPEVTVRSRGVMEKCTFCVQRIRNAEAHAARENRKILDGEIQPACAQSCPTRVYTFGDLLDPASEVSRLTREDPRRYHLLEELNTKPAVTFLRRVDGDW; encoded by the coding sequence ATGCCGAAGATGACCAGGCGCAACTTTCTCTGGCTTACCGGCGGAACCGGCGTGGCGCTGGCCGTCGATCCTCCGCGCAAGCTGGTCAACAAGCTGATTCCTCAAGTCATCCCTCCAGAAAATATAAAACCGGGCGAATGGGCCTTTTTTGCCACCACTTGCCGTGAATGCCCGGCCGGGTGCGGTATGCACCTCTGGCACCGGGATGGCCGGATCACCAAGGCGGAAGGCAACCCGGACCATCCGGTGAACCGGGGAGGCCTTTGCCCCCGGGGGCAGTCGGCGCTGCAGGGACTGTATGATCCGGACCGGCTGCAGAAAATCAGCTTTCGTCCCCAGAGGTCCGGCAATGAAGCTGTCGGCTGGCATGACGCCATTGCCGCCATCGGCAGCCGGCTGAAAGCAGGGGGCCGGGTTGCCTTGATGAGCAGCCTGCAGACCGGGTCATTGGCCGAGGTGATGAAGCATTTTGCCGCCGCCTTCGGTTCGGACCGGCTGTTATTTTACGAAGCGTTCAGCTATGAGCCGCTGAAAGCCGCCCACGGCGAAGTGTTTGGCTTGCCGCTGGTACCGCGGTACCAGATACAGGAATGTGAGTTGATCGTCAGTTTCGCTGCCGACTTCCTGGAATCATGGATCTCTCCGGTCTCCTTTGCCTCGCAATTTGGGGAGATGCATGGCTACCGCAACAACAGAGTCATGAACCGCATGGTTTATATCGGGCCGCGTCTTTCCATGACCGCTGCCAACGCCGACGAGTTCATGCAGGTGCCACCGGGGGCCGAGCGGCTGGTGGCGCTGAAGATGCTCCGGATAATCCTGGAAAAGGACTTGGGGAAGAATAACCTCTCCTCCATCAGCCGCACCATCGAGCGCCTGGTCGCCGAAGCGCCCGAACTGCCCGGAGTGGAGGATGCCAGGCTTGTTGATCTTTGCCGCACCTTCTGCTCGGCACGATCAAGCGTCGCCCTGGCCGCACCGGTGGGAAGCACAGGGCCTATGGCTACGGAAACGGCAATTGTTGCCGCCTTGCTTAATTATGCCGCCGGCCGTATCGGCCAGACCGTGGATTTCAGCCGGCATCACGCTCTATCAGATGTTGCCGGTGATGGCCAGGTCCGCCGTTTCCTCGCCTCTCTCGGTCCTGACGACACACTCTTTATCCACGACACCAATCCCTTGTTCAGCAGGGGGGATGCGGCGCTTCCCATCAGTCGTGCCGGGATGATCGTCTATCTTGGGACGCTGGAAAATGAAACGGCTGCGGCCTCGGACTGGATCTTGCCCATTGATTGCCCTCTTGAAACGTGGGGTGACTATGAGCCGGAGCAGGGAATTCGGGGCCTCATGCAGCCCACCATGCCGCGTCTTTACGATACCCGTGCCGTCGGCGACATCTTTCTCACCCTTGCCCAGGCAGCAGGGCGGCCGCTGGCCAAACGGGAAGGGGGGGCTCCTGTCGCTTCCTTCAGGGAATGGCTTACTCTGCGCTGGCAGGAGTTGCACCATAAAATCAGCCCGGCCCAGCCTTTCGAAAACTTCTGGAAAAGTGCCCTCAGCCGGGGCGGGGTGTGGAGCAGGAAAGAGCCGGCGCCAAATGCGCAATTCAGTGCCACCGCTGTCGGTCGCCTGAGCCCGGAGGCAAAACAGCCGCGAGCGGAGGCAGGGGAGGTCCAGGTCTGGCCATGGGGATCCATAATGCTCTTTGACGGTCGGACTGCAAATCGGGGCTGGATTCAGGAGGCACCGGACCCGGTTACCTTTATTGCCTGGGGCAATTGGATCGATATCAATGGCCGCACAGCAGCTGATCTGGAGATACAAGACGGCGAGATGGCCGAATTGAAGACCGGGACAGGGGCCATCCGCGCCCCGGTCAGGATTACCGATGAGGTAGCGGGGCAGACGGCGGCAATCGCCTTTGGCCAAGGGCACACCGCCATGGGCAGGATCGCCGGGGGCATCGGCGCCAATCCATTTCTGCTCCTGGGGGCTGGGGAGCGGGATGTTTCCTTTGCCAGGGGAACCTTGCGCAAGGTGGGAGGAAAACGGGTCAACGATCCCACCTACACGACCCTGACCCGGCAACAGTGGCATCGGGAGCTTGTCCAATGGATACCCCTGTCCCAGGTGAGCCGCATGGAGCCCGGGGACGGGGAAGAGCTGATCATGCCTCTTCCGGAGGGCTACAAACCGGAGCGGGACCTGTATCCCAAGCGGGAATATCTGACGCACCGTTGGGCAATGGTCATTGACCTGCAGCGTTGCATCGGCTGCGGCGCCTGCGCCGTTGCCTGTTACGCGGAAAATAATATTGCCGTCATCGGCAAGGGCAAGGTTGGCGAAGGCCGGGAGATGGCCTGGCTGCGGGTGGCTCCCTACCATAAGCCGGGAGCCACCCGCCGTCTCGGCTGGTTGCCCCTCCTTTGTCAACATTGCGACGCCGCCCCCTGCGAGCCGGTCTGTCCTGTCTTCGCCGCCATGCACAACGAAGAGGGACTCAACGCCCAGATCTACAACCGCTGCATCGGCACCCGTTACTGCTCCAATAACTGCCCCTACAAGGTGCGGCGCTTCAACTGGGTCAACATAAACTGGCGCAAACCGCTGGACATGCAGCTGAATCCGGAGGTGACGGTGCGCAGCCGCGGAGTGATGGAGAAGTGTACCTTTTGCGTCCAGCGGATCCGCAACGCCGAGGCCCATGCAGCACGGGAAAACCGGAAGATCCTGGACGGGGAAATCCAGCCGGCATGCGCACAAAGCTGCCCCACCAGAGTCTATACCTTCGGCGACCTCCTGGATCCTGCATCGGAAGTGAGCAGGCTGACCCGCGAGGATCCCCGTCGCTATCATTTGCTGGAGGAACTGAACACCAAGCCGGCAGTGACCTTTCTGCGCCGGGTGGATGGTGATTGGTGA
- a CDS encoding quinol:electron acceptor oxidoreductase subunit ActD → MADLKYGDINDDVLNAMQTPRAPYFAAVALLAAGIGWGALVWLYQMQAGMGVTGLNRPVGWAVYIGNFVFWVGIAHSGTLISAILYLLRANWRDAVSRSSEAMTIFAIMTAGLFPLIHLGRVWVLYYIIPYPSQRQLWPNFLSPLVWDVCAVGTYFTVSLIFWLVGMIPDLAAARDRYEEKYGPQNIRASIYRIMALGWSGTGNQWRHYGRSYLYFAALATPLVISVHSVVSWDFAMSLLPGWHSTIFPPYFVAGAIHSGLAMVLTLLIPMRKLLHLERLIQRHHFEMVAKTIILTAAIVGYSYACEVFIAWYSGNPFEWQFYKWRMTGPAAWIFWLIIPLNVLIPLTFVFKKVRTNFILLFVISLLINLGMWLERLFIVYTSTAHDFIPHNWGGYIPTWVEISITAASAAFFFFWFFGFSKILPTVPLSDLKGRIADEEIEPTGCCETKVRQKVQGGSSSVLAVFSNAGRLVKAVKLVCDAGYREMETFTPVKVEVVEKVMGHPKSPVRFWTLAGALAGLAGGLWLAVGTALVNSIIVGGKPPVAIIPYCVIAFEGTILLGSIANLTGLVLHSRLYRLKVSPFYDRRFSRDKFGLLVSCGEGNIQSLQGMLSSAAAEEIHVHH, encoded by the coding sequence GTGGCCGATCTGAAGTACGGTGACATAAACGATGATGTGCTGAACGCCATGCAGACGCCCCGGGCGCCTTATTTTGCCGCAGTTGCCCTGCTGGCGGCGGGCATCGGCTGGGGCGCGCTGGTCTGGCTTTACCAGATGCAGGCGGGGATGGGGGTCACCGGGCTGAACCGTCCGGTGGGCTGGGCCGTCTATATCGGCAATTTCGTCTTCTGGGTGGGAATAGCCCACTCGGGGACGCTCATCTCGGCTATCCTGTACCTGTTGCGGGCCAACTGGCGGGATGCGGTCTCCCGCTCCTCCGAGGCCATGACCATCTTCGCCATCATGACCGCCGGCCTGTTTCCTCTCATTCACCTGGGCAGGGTCTGGGTCCTTTACTACATCATTCCCTACCCGTCCCAGCGGCAGCTCTGGCCGAACTTCCTCAGCCCTCTCGTCTGGGACGTCTGCGCCGTTGGCACCTATTTCACCGTCAGTCTTATCTTCTGGCTGGTGGGTATGATTCCCGACCTGGCTGCTGCCCGGGACCGTTACGAAGAAAAATACGGTCCTCAGAACATCCGTGCCAGTATCTACCGGATCATGGCCCTCGGCTGGTCGGGGACGGGAAACCAATGGCGCCATTACGGCCGGTCCTATCTCTATTTTGCCGCCCTGGCCACCCCCCTGGTGATCTCGGTACACTCGGTCGTTTCCTGGGATTTCGCCATGAGCCTCCTCCCTGGCTGGCACTCCACAATATTTCCCCCCTATTTCGTGGCCGGGGCGATCCATTCCGGGCTGGCCATGGTGCTGACGCTCCTCATACCCATGCGCAAGCTGCTGCATCTGGAGCGGCTGATCCAGCGCCACCATTTCGAGATGGTGGCCAAGACTATCATTCTCACTGCTGCCATCGTCGGCTATTCCTATGCCTGCGAGGTCTTCATCGCCTGGTACTCGGGCAATCCCTTCGAATGGCAATTCTACAAGTGGCGGATGACCGGGCCCGCAGCCTGGATCTTCTGGCTGATCATTCCCCTCAATGTCCTCATCCCCCTGACGTTCGTCTTCAAAAAGGTGAGGACCAATTTCATTCTACTCTTCGTCATCTCGCTCCTTATCAACCTGGGAATGTGGCTGGAGCGCCTTTTCATCGTCTATACCTCCACTGCCCACGATTTTATTCCCCATAACTGGGGCGGTTATATCCCAACCTGGGTGGAAATAAGTATAACGGCGGCCTCGGCGGCCTTTTTCTTTTTCTGGTTTTTTGGTTTCAGCAAGATTCTGCCCACCGTTCCCCTGAGCGATCTCAAAGGGCGGATCGCCGACGAGGAGATCGAACCGACCGGCTGCTGCGAAACCAAGGTCAGACAGAAAGTGCAGGGGGGAAGCTCGTCGGTGCTGGCGGTATTCTCCAACGCCGGAAGACTCGTGAAAGCGGTAAAGCTGGTCTGCGATGCGGGATACAGGGAGATGGAGACCTTTACCCCGGTGAAGGTCGAGGTGGTGGAAAAGGTAATGGGGCACCCGAAAAGCCCGGTGCGGTTCTGGACGCTGGCCGGGGCGCTGGCCGGTCTTGCCGGCGGATTGTGGCTTGCCGTAGGCACGGCCCTGGTCAATAGCATCATCGTCGGCGGCAAACCCCCTGTCGCCATCATCCCCTATTGCGTCATCGCCTTCGAGGGGACGATCCTTCTGGGCAGCATCGCAAATTTGACAGGCCTGGTCCTGCATTCGCGCCTCTACCGGCTGAAGGTCAGTCCGTTCTACGACCGGCGCTTCAGTCGGGATAAATTCGGACTGCTGGTAAGCTGCGGCGAAGGGAATATCCAAAGTTTGCAGGGGATGCTTTCCAGCGCTGCAGCGGAGGAGATTCATGTCCACCACTGA
- a CDS encoding cytochrome c3 family protein produces the protein MPWQTERTRKRTGLASALAAVVVLLLTAIMLVLFHVVYPAGLGPRQPIPFSHRVHVHVKKISCLMCHTTVMEGRHAGIPPLQTCMLCHQRIIKTYPYILELRQTFAKGKPVIWQRVNWVSEFVYFDHSMHLRQGIDCSYCHGNVTMMDRVVAARKFEMGFCIDCHRRKNATHDCFTCHR, from the coding sequence ATGCCGTGGCAGACGGAGAGAACCAGGAAACGAACCGGCCTGGCATCGGCATTGGCCGCAGTGGTAGTGCTGCTGCTGACGGCGATCATGCTGGTGCTTTTCCATGTCGTGTACCCGGCCGGGCTCGGGCCGCGGCAGCCGATACCCTTCAGTCACCGGGTTCATGTGCATGTGAAAAAGATCAGTTGCCTGATGTGCCATACGACGGTGATGGAAGGGCGACACGCCGGCATTCCGCCCCTGCAGACTTGCATGTTATGCCACCAGCGGATCATCAAGACTTATCCGTACATTCTGGAGCTGCGGCAGACCTTTGCTAAAGGCAAGCCGGTCATTTGGCAGCGGGTCAACTGGGTGTCCGAATTCGTCTATTTCGATCACTCGATGCATCTGCGCCAGGGGATCGACTGTAGTTACTGCCACGGCAATGTGACGATGATGGACCGGGTGGTGGCTGCGAGGAAGTTCGAGATGGGTTTCTGTATCGATTGTCATCGCCGGAAGAATGCTACGCACGACTGTTTTACCTGTCATAGGTGA
- a CDS encoding cbb3-type cytochrome c oxidase subunit I, translating into MPKFFDKPQSASLAFMVAGAFWFVVGALYGMISAIHLVSPEFLPNVSWLVFGRERPVHVNTMLYGFVGTMLIGCGLYYTPALLRTRLWSERLAWASFFLWNITILSGPLGFSFGHTQGREYNEYIWSADMILMVAVLLLICNVVMTIANRTEEQLYVSVWYFMATFLWTAGNYPLGNVMWRPATGAMPGLIDSLFLWFWGHNLPGLLITPLATGAAYFVIPRMARTPLNSHTLSLLGFWLLIALYSHIGGHHVLQSPIPNWLKAVSIVDSVAMVVPVSIVVLNLWLTARQRGRLIWGDPAARLIMAGIAWYLITCIQGPVQSLPYLQRVTHFNNWTVGHAHIAMLGFGGYIALGAMYHILPLVTGRCIYSNRLVNLQFGLITFGLTGFFIVLTIAGLIQGNAWNNGETVYRVLPQLAPYFISRAALGVFILTGASVGFYNVVMSIRAGRELSVGELQRAEEAA; encoded by the coding sequence ATGCCCAAATTCTTCGACAAACCCCAGAGCGCTTCACTGGCCTTCATGGTTGCCGGCGCCTTCTGGTTCGTGGTGGGGGCGCTCTACGGCATGATTTCGGCCATTCACCTGGTCTCGCCCGAGTTCTTGCCCAACGTTTCCTGGCTGGTTTTCGGCCGTGAGCGGCCGGTGCATGTGAACACCATGCTCTATGGTTTTGTCGGCACCATGCTTATCGGCTGCGGTCTCTATTATACCCCTGCTCTTTTGCGCACCAGGCTGTGGTCGGAGCGGCTGGCCTGGGCCAGCTTCTTCCTCTGGAACATCACCATCCTGAGTGGACCGTTGGGCTTTTCCTTCGGCCATACCCAGGGGCGGGAGTACAACGAATATATCTGGAGCGCCGACATGATCCTGATGGTGGCGGTGCTGCTCCTCATCTGCAATGTGGTGATGACCATCGCCAACCGCACAGAAGAGCAGCTCTATGTTTCGGTCTGGTATTTCATGGCCACCTTTCTCTGGACGGCCGGCAATTATCCCTTGGGCAATGTCATGTGGCGTCCGGCTACAGGCGCCATGCCGGGGTTGATCGACTCCCTTTTCCTCTGGTTCTGGGGGCACAATCTGCCGGGGCTCCTCATCACGCCTCTTGCCACCGGAGCAGCCTATTTCGTCATCCCGCGCATGGCCAGGACGCCGCTCAACTCCCATACCCTCTCACTGCTGGGCTTCTGGCTGCTCATCGCCCTCTATAGCCATATCGGCGGTCATCATGTGCTGCAGTCCCCCATTCCCAACTGGCTGAAGGCGGTCTCGATTGTCGATTCGGTGGCCATGGTGGTTCCGGTCTCCATAGTGGTTCTCAATCTGTGGCTGACCGCCCGCCAGCGGGGAAGGCTCATCTGGGGAGACCCTGCAGCCCGGCTGATCATGGCGGGTATCGCCTGGTATCTCATCACCTGCATCCAGGGGCCGGTGCAGTCGCTTCCCTATCTGCAGCGGGTCACCCACTTCAATAATTGGACCGTCGGCCATGCCCATATTGCCATGCTCGGCTTCGGCGGCTATATCGCCCTCGGCGCCATGTACCACATCCTGCCACTGGTGACGGGCCGCTGTATCTACTCGAACAGGCTGGTAAACCTCCAGTTCGGCCTCATCACCTTCGGCCTGACCGGCTTTTTCATCGTCCTCACCATCGCCGGCCTGATCCAGGGCAACGCCTGGAACAACGGCGAGACCGTCTATCGGGTGCTGCCCCAATTGGCCCCATACTTCATCTCACGGGCCGCACTGGGTGTGTTCATCCTGACCGGCGCCAGCGTCGGCTTTTACAACGTGGTGATGAGCATCCGAGCCGGTCGGGAGCTTTCAGTCGGTGAGCTGCAGCGGGCGGAGGAAGCGGCATGA
- a CDS encoding cbb3-type cytochrome c oxidase subunit II, whose translation MKMTPALLIVGALMVFWASTFVIIGLPVMTMSDKPSEIWRPMTSAEREGHRLYVQNGCSYCHSLFIRINDWDIGAERIAESGDYVAQEPAILGSERTGPDLSQEGGEHSDDWHKAHFINPRYTSPISLMPSWEFLGEEKIRKLTAYIQALGWKMADVRVARQQQWKQQAVTAYESGADANIKWLHGQVPVVWRPMPNPYPASPAALLRGKRIYQEFCINCHGPIGDGKGPAASHLYPPPLDFTTLRRHLEANRYIGGIFYYQIMNGITGTAMPYFKKHLESEKIWDLANYLGVSFLGYTDANIGPRGIDASFEELWRNQYRPPSKTGE comes from the coding sequence ATGAAGATGACCCCGGCCTTGCTCATCGTTGGGGCGCTGATGGTCTTCTGGGCCTCCACCTTCGTCATCATCGGCCTGCCGGTCATGACCATGAGCGATAAGCCTTCGGAGATCTGGCGGCCGATGACTTCGGCAGAGCGGGAAGGGCACCGCCTCTATGTGCAGAATGGCTGCAGTTACTGCCATTCTCTCTTTATCCGCATCAACGACTGGGACATTGGCGCTGAACGGATCGCCGAGAGCGGTGACTACGTAGCCCAGGAGCCTGCCATTCTCGGTAGTGAGCGCACCGGCCCCGATCTTTCTCAAGAAGGGGGGGAGCATTCCGATGACTGGCACAAGGCCCACTTCATCAATCCCCGTTACACCAGCCCCATTTCATTGATGCCGTCATGGGAGTTTCTTGGCGAGGAGAAGATCCGCAAACTGACGGCCTATATTCAGGCACTGGGGTGGAAGATGGCTGATGTGCGGGTCGCCCGCCAGCAACAGTGGAAGCAGCAGGCAGTTACCGCTTATGAATCCGGCGCCGATGCCAACATCAAGTGGCTGCACGGCCAGGTTCCCGTCGTCTGGCGACCGATGCCCAACCCTTACCCAGCTTCGCCGGCGGCCCTGTTGCGGGGTAAACGGATCTACCAGGAGTTCTGCATCAACTGCCATGGTCCCATCGGTGACGGTAAGGGGCCTGCCGCCTCCCACCTCTACCCGCCGCCGCTGGATTTTACGACATTGAGGAGGCACCTGGAGGCCAACCGTTACATCGGCGGCATCTTCTACTACCAGATCATGAACGGCATCACCGGCACCGCCATGCCCTACTTCAAGAAGCACCTGGAGTCGGAAAAGATCTGGGACCTGGCCAATTACCTGGGGGTGAGCTTTCTCGGCTATACGGATGCCAACATCGGGCCGCGGGGGATCGATGCCTCCTTTGAAGAGTTGTGGCGCAATCAATACCGTCCGCCGAGCAAAACGGGAGAGTGA
- a CDS encoding c-type cytochrome, producing MKKIAAAFVIFAALIVAGLFGLVLYKGPRMQIQQHLRAYQWVQPPPVDGVVPVTLPEQLPSMEAAPAVRNPLPDTAENRQRGRVYYHYYCIFCHGNEGAGNGPVGESYMPVPADLRSKRVTRYGDGYLLRNMLLGIGHEPVLERVVPPRHRWYLVTYVRSLGR from the coding sequence ATGAAAAAGATAGCGGCAGCTTTTGTCATTTTTGCAGCCCTAATCGTGGCGGGCCTCTTCGGCCTGGTGCTGTACAAGGGTCCTCGCATGCAGATCCAGCAGCACCTGCGCGCCTACCAGTGGGTCCAGCCGCCGCCGGTGGATGGGGTGGTGCCGGTTACCCTGCCGGAGCAGCTGCCTTCCATGGAAGCTGCTCCGGCGGTGAGAAATCCGCTGCCGGATACGGCGGAAAACCGGCAGCGGGGACGCGTTTATTATCATTACTATTGTATCTTCTGCCATGGAAACGAAGGCGCCGGCAACGGGCCGGTCGGGGAGAGCTACATGCCGGTACCGGCAGACCTGCGCTCGAAGCGGGTCACCCGATACGGTGATGGCTACCTCCTGCGCAACATGCTGCTGGGCATTGGTCATGAACCGGTGCTGGAACGGGTAGTGCCCCCCAGGCATCGCTGGTACCTGGTGACTTATGTGCGGTCGCTGGGGAGGTAA
- a CDS encoding sensor histidine kinase, whose protein sequence is MKSGIQENPEEAVRGGTEKELRHAHEELEQRVMERTAELVKALKDLHQKEHMLLQQSRLAAMGEMISNIAHQWRQPLNSLGLNIQRLSLYHDEGKLSKEVLDQSVDVSMKLIQHMSQTIDDFRNFFKPDKEKLSFKASVVVANVIALITGSFNHNQITIDLECVDDPIIYGYQNEYSQVLLNILMNARDAFETCSHHNRRVLITTCLRKAKSVITICDNAGGIPADILEKVFDPYFTTKGPHGTGIGLFLAKNIIERGMHGRLTARNTGEGAEFAIEV, encoded by the coding sequence ATGAAAAGTGGAATTCAGGAAAATCCGGAAGAGGCAGTGCGGGGTGGGACCGAAAAGGAGTTGCGCCACGCCCATGAAGAGCTGGAACAGCGCGTTATGGAACGGACGGCCGAACTGGTAAAAGCTCTGAAAGACTTGCACCAAAAGGAACATATGCTATTGCAGCAAAGCCGTCTTGCTGCCATGGGAGAGATGATAAGCAACATTGCCCACCAATGGCGTCAGCCGCTCAATTCACTGGGCCTGAACATTCAGCGACTGAGCCTTTATCACGACGAAGGAAAATTAAGCAAGGAAGTTCTCGACCAGTCAGTGGACGTCTCAATGAAGCTCATACAGCACATGTCGCAGACCATTGACGATTTCAGGAACTTTTTCAAGCCGGACAAGGAAAAGTTGAGCTTCAAGGCTAGTGTCGTTGTTGCCAATGTCATAGCCCTCATAACCGGCAGCTTCAACCATAACCAGATCACAATCGACCTGGAGTGCGTGGACGATCCGATCATCTATGGCTACCAGAATGAATACTCCCAGGTTCTCCTCAATATATTGATGAATGCCAGGGATGCATTCGAGACGTGCAGCCACCATAACCGGCGGGTTCTTATTACCACCTGCCTGAGAAAGGCCAAATCGGTAATAACTATTTGCGACAATGCAGGAGGGATTCCCGCAGATATACTGGAGAAGGTATTCGATCCCTATTTTACCACCAAGGGCCCCCATGGAACCGGCATAGGTTTGTTCCTGGCCAAGAACATCATTGAAAGAGGCATGCATGGCAGACTGACTGCGCGAAACACCGGTGAAGGTGCGGAATTCGCCATTGAGGTATAA